The Stenotrophomonas maltophilia genome includes a region encoding these proteins:
- a CDS encoding energy transducer TonB, translating into MAMARNTTGARRWWRPLAALFGALALGSAGVSAQEAPAHWMAYAAAVGGQLQQRLQQEQDPQAQRVLEWLQAHPDTPTPLPVSVWIAADGRISKLEFDSLGDAQVDAALRATLQSAPLQAAPPADMRQPLRLGLVLTQ; encoded by the coding sequence ATGGCGATGGCAAGGAACACAACCGGTGCACGCCGCTGGTGGCGGCCACTGGCCGCGTTGTTCGGTGCGCTGGCACTGGGGAGCGCCGGGGTGTCCGCGCAGGAAGCTCCTGCACACTGGATGGCCTATGCCGCCGCCGTGGGGGGGCAGCTGCAGCAGCGCCTGCAGCAGGAGCAGGACCCGCAGGCGCAGCGCGTACTGGAATGGCTGCAGGCACATCCGGACACGCCGACGCCGCTGCCGGTGAGCGTGTGGATCGCGGCGGATGGCCGCATTTCGAAACTGGAATTCGACAGCTTGGGTGACGCCCAGGTCGATGCTGCCCTGCGCGCGACCCTGCAGAGTGCACCCCTGCAGGCCGCGCCACCGGCCGACATGCGCCAGCCGCTGCGGCTGGGTTTGGTGCTTACCCAGTAG
- a CDS encoding IS110-like element ISStma6 family transposase, translated as MFGIGIDVSKATLDVAVHGEQFRQFSNDKRGFVRLIRWLKTWPIKQVVLEASGGYERAALDVLHAAGLPMVRINPARARRFAQGTGRAAKTDRLDATVLAQMAHLLPLTRYVPPAPWQQRLAAFAQCRRQLVQMRVSEMQRLRRLVDPDLIAMKQRHIAQLSDDLKQLDKAIAEQLEGQPGWKNIGALKGVGPILISTLACELPELGSLGSKAIASLVGLAPMNRESGTWQGQRRISGGRAVVREALYMAALTAIRYEPRLRAFYAGLKAKGKASKVALVAVMRKMLVILNARKRDAEVALGCP; from the coding sequence ATGTTTGGGATCGGGATCGATGTGAGCAAAGCCACGCTGGATGTGGCCGTCCATGGAGAGCAGTTTCGCCAATTCAGCAACGACAAGCGCGGCTTTGTGCGCTTGATTCGGTGGCTGAAGACGTGGCCGATCAAGCAGGTCGTTCTTGAGGCAAGCGGGGGTTACGAGCGTGCTGCTCTGGATGTATTGCACGCCGCTGGCCTGCCGATGGTACGAATCAATCCGGCGCGTGCACGGCGATTTGCCCAAGGCACGGGCCGTGCCGCCAAGACCGATCGGCTCGATGCGACAGTGCTGGCACAGATGGCCCATTTGTTGCCGCTGACCCGCTACGTACCGCCTGCTCCTTGGCAGCAGCGTCTGGCTGCATTTGCGCAATGCCGCAGGCAACTGGTGCAGATGCGGGTCAGTGAGATGCAGCGCTTGCGGCGATTGGTCGATCCGGATCTGATTGCGATGAAGCAACGCCATATAGCTCAGCTATCTGACGACCTGAAGCAGTTGGATAAAGCTATTGCCGAGCAGCTTGAGGGGCAGCCTGGCTGGAAGAATATCGGCGCGCTCAAAGGCGTCGGCCCCATCCTGATCAGCACACTGGCCTGCGAGTTGCCCGAACTGGGCAGCTTGGGAAGTAAAGCCATAGCATCGCTGGTGGGGTTGGCCCCGATGAACCGCGAAAGTGGCACTTGGCAGGGCCAACGGCGGATCAGTGGTGGGCGCGCGGTGGTACGCGAAGCCCTTTACATGGCGGCCCTGACGGCCATCCGGTACGAGCCAAGGCTGCGCGCGTTTTACGCTGGCCTGAAGGCCAAGGGCAAAGCGAGCAAGGTGGCGCTCGTGGCGGTCATGCGCAAAATGCTGGTGATCCTCAACGCCCGTAAGCGAGACGCCGAGGTGGCCCTCGGCTGCCCCTGA
- the pnuC gene encoding nicotinamide riboside transporter PnuC — translation MLEWTAALCSILGVWLMARRRLAAWPVGLLSVALYGLVFAEAKLYSDTLLQVAFGGFLVYGWLNWRQHAADEGSIRIVPLARGTLLRDLSIGLCGGVALGAAMHSFTDAALPWLDALLTGLSLVGQWWQARRHVACWWVWIAVDVVYVGAYLFKSLHVTAALYVFFLGLAVFGLRAWSAAAREPQVATR, via the coding sequence ATGCTCGAGTGGACCGCCGCACTGTGCAGCATCCTCGGCGTCTGGCTGATGGCCCGGCGCCGGCTGGCGGCGTGGCCGGTGGGCCTGCTGTCGGTGGCGCTGTATGGCCTGGTGTTCGCCGAGGCCAAGCTGTACTCGGACACCCTGCTGCAGGTCGCCTTCGGTGGTTTCCTGGTCTATGGCTGGCTCAACTGGCGACAGCATGCCGCCGATGAGGGCAGCATCCGCATCGTGCCGCTGGCGCGCGGCACGCTGCTGCGCGACCTGTCCATCGGCCTGTGCGGTGGCGTGGCGCTGGGTGCGGCCATGCACAGCTTCACCGACGCTGCCCTGCCGTGGTTGGATGCGCTGCTGACCGGTCTGAGCCTGGTCGGGCAATGGTGGCAGGCACGCCGCCACGTGGCCTGCTGGTGGGTGTGGATCGCAGTGGACGTGGTCTATGTGGGTGCGTACCTGTTCAAGTCGCTGCACGTGACCGCCGCGCTGTACGTGTTCTTCCTCGGCCTGGCCGTGTTCGGCCTGCGCGCATGGAGCGCCGCCGCTCGCGAGCCACAGGTGGCAACCCGGTAG
- a CDS encoding TonB-dependent receptor → MNRCLRPTLLSLALCAALPLHASEADASPDAATTGAERSPTELAAVRVQAGKPKADTSHVNAFGGGSWKDTPASVNVLEREYLDRRQVRSLSELASNDASLGDAYAPVGYYQNIAIRGFALDAATGYRFNGLSIAGEQRLALENVQSVEILKGEAGLAAGVMAPGGIINYIGKRPAEVRTATLGTDSEGSRYVAVDVGHWITPRFGLRLNAAWDSSNSYVEHADGRRNFYSLAADWLIGERGKLEVDANYQTSSQRSVSGYQLLGARDLPRGVDREHLLGYQPWQRPVDIASTNITALHTYDFNEAWQSRVSVGHSRSVIDDNVAFAYGCYYAVQCADGSVPGNYFAPNGDYDVYDYRSPDDTRRNQQARAELRGRFETGSVGHELTVGADYFRRTVDKRPSVNEYVGTSNIHEAPVPVFAPSPKMPGPSARRLDSRQTAFFALDRISFGDDWQWLAGGRFVRLDERAYDKRGTPQRHSRLSRFLPQTAVVWKATDQLNAYASYVRGISLGQEAPFWTSNADTFLPSVQSRQLEVGVKYVPVEALTLGAAVFRISQPHQYAKPDSSDVGYTFVEEGTQTHTGLELTANGQLTDALQIVASASVLQARARDTGTPAYEGHQLVNVPKVRASVHLAYALPFVQGLDVTGGWRYAGANVARADGGVRAPDYSVFDAGLRFQHRLRERAVTWNLSVDNVFNRFYWRDTGSSGGDYYLFPGAPRQARLSVTFAL, encoded by the coding sequence ATGAACCGCTGCCTGCGCCCCACCCTGCTCTCCCTCGCCCTCTGCGCCGCGCTGCCACTGCACGCCAGCGAGGCCGATGCGTCCCCTGATGCGGCTACCACCGGCGCCGAGCGCTCGCCCACCGAACTGGCGGCGGTACGCGTGCAGGCCGGCAAACCGAAGGCCGATACCTCACACGTGAACGCCTTCGGTGGCGGCAGCTGGAAGGACACGCCGGCCTCGGTGAACGTGCTTGAGCGCGAATACCTCGACCGTCGCCAGGTGCGTTCGCTGTCCGAGCTGGCCAGCAACGATGCCTCGCTGGGTGATGCGTATGCGCCGGTGGGTTACTACCAGAACATCGCCATCCGTGGCTTCGCCCTGGACGCCGCCACCGGCTACCGCTTCAACGGCCTGTCCATCGCCGGCGAACAGCGCCTGGCGCTGGAGAACGTGCAGTCGGTGGAGATCCTCAAGGGTGAAGCCGGCCTGGCCGCAGGCGTGATGGCGCCGGGCGGCATCATCAACTACATCGGCAAGCGCCCGGCCGAAGTGCGCACCGCCACGCTCGGTACCGATTCGGAAGGCTCGCGCTACGTCGCCGTCGATGTCGGCCACTGGATCACCCCGCGTTTCGGCCTGCGCCTGAATGCCGCCTGGGATTCCAGCAATTCCTACGTCGAGCACGCCGATGGCCGCCGCAACTTCTACTCGCTGGCCGCCGACTGGCTCATTGGCGAGCGCGGCAAGCTGGAAGTGGATGCCAACTACCAGACCAGCTCGCAGCGTTCGGTGTCCGGCTACCAGCTGCTGGGCGCACGCGACCTGCCGCGTGGCGTCGACCGCGAACACCTGCTGGGTTACCAGCCGTGGCAGCGCCCGGTGGATATCGCCAGCACCAACATCACCGCGCTGCATACCTACGACTTCAACGAGGCCTGGCAGTCGCGCGTCTCGGTCGGCCACAGCCGTTCGGTGATCGATGACAACGTCGCCTTCGCCTACGGCTGCTACTACGCCGTGCAGTGCGCCGATGGCAGCGTGCCAGGCAACTACTTCGCGCCCAACGGCGACTATGACGTCTACGACTACCGCAGCCCGGACGACACCCGCCGCAACCAGCAGGCCCGTGCCGAGCTGCGTGGCCGCTTCGAGACCGGCAGCGTCGGCCATGAGCTGACCGTCGGTGCCGACTACTTCCGCCGCACCGTGGACAAGCGCCCGAGCGTCAACGAGTACGTCGGCACCAGCAACATCCACGAAGCACCGGTGCCGGTATTCGCGCCGTCGCCGAAGATGCCGGGACCGTCCGCACGTCGCCTGGACAGCCGCCAGACCGCGTTCTTCGCGCTGGACCGGATCAGCTTCGGCGATGACTGGCAGTGGCTGGCCGGTGGCCGCTTCGTGCGCCTCGATGAGCGCGCCTACGACAAGCGTGGCACCCCGCAGCGGCACAGCCGCCTGTCGCGCTTCCTGCCGCAGACCGCGGTGGTGTGGAAGGCCACCGACCAGCTCAATGCCTATGCCAGCTACGTGCGCGGCATTTCGCTGGGCCAGGAAGCGCCGTTCTGGACCAGCAACGCCGACACCTTCCTGCCGTCCGTGCAGTCGCGGCAGCTGGAAGTGGGCGTGAAGTACGTGCCGGTCGAAGCGCTGACCCTGGGCGCGGCCGTGTTCCGCATTTCGCAGCCGCACCAGTACGCCAAGCCGGACAGCAGCGACGTCGGCTACACCTTCGTCGAGGAAGGCACGCAGACCCACACCGGCCTGGAGCTGACCGCCAACGGCCAGCTGACCGATGCGCTGCAGATCGTGGCCAGCGCCAGCGTGCTGCAGGCGCGCGCGCGCGACACCGGCACGCCGGCCTATGAAGGCCATCAGCTGGTGAACGTGCCGAAGGTGCGCGCCAGCGTGCACCTGGCCTATGCGCTGCCGTTCGTGCAGGGCCTGGACGTGACCGGCGGCTGGCGCTATGCCGGTGCCAACGTGGCCCGCGCCGACGGTGGCGTGCGCGCACCCGACTATTCAGTGTTCGACGCTGGCCTGCGTTTCCAGCATCGCCTGCGCGAGCGCGCAGTGACCTGGAACCTGTCGGTGGACAACGTGTTCAACCGCTTCTACTGGCGCGATACCGGCAGCAGCGGCGGTGACTACTACCTGTTCCCCGGCGCACCGCGACAGGCCCGCCTGTCGGTGACGTTCGCGCTGTGA
- a CDS encoding phosphotransferase enzyme family protein, giving the protein MTSSSHRVQGLNNDEVAADWPPISAADIAWLRQHYPQLDERSQPRWHSPRPLSAAAIVNGANGAVFVKRHHHSVRSAACLEEEHHFIAHLAAAGVPVVQVLPAADGHTAAEHGEWTFELHAIGVGEDLYRDAVSWSLLTDVAQAREAGRTLAQLHRAAASYHAPQRGTHVLVARDDLIRADDPIAAIKAGLHERPGLARYLARIPWEAQLQRDVLPWHAGLAERLRDEPRLWAHNDWHVSNLLWRDGQISTVLDFGLASPTSALFDLATAIERNAVAWLELERGMEAVRIDIALALLDGYRQVLPLSAARVHLLADLLPMVHFDFALSEVEYFEGVTGSTANADVAWQPFMLGHPAWFHSAPGQALLQALHAAA; this is encoded by the coding sequence ATGACTTCTTCCTCCCACCGCGTGCAGGGCCTCAACAACGACGAGGTCGCTGCCGACTGGCCACCGATCAGCGCGGCGGACATCGCGTGGCTGCGCCAGCACTACCCGCAGCTGGACGAGCGCAGCCAACCGCGCTGGCACAGCCCGCGGCCGCTGTCGGCCGCCGCCATCGTCAACGGCGCGAACGGAGCGGTGTTCGTCAAGCGCCATCACCACAGCGTGCGCAGTGCGGCCTGCCTGGAAGAAGAGCACCACTTCATCGCCCATCTCGCCGCAGCGGGCGTACCGGTGGTGCAGGTGCTGCCAGCGGCCGATGGCCACACTGCGGCCGAACATGGCGAATGGACGTTCGAGCTGCATGCGATCGGCGTCGGCGAGGACCTGTACCGCGACGCCGTGTCGTGGTCGCTGCTGACCGATGTCGCGCAGGCCCGCGAAGCCGGGCGCACACTCGCGCAGCTGCACCGGGCCGCCGCCAGCTACCACGCGCCCCAACGCGGCACCCATGTGCTGGTCGCGCGCGACGATCTGATCCGTGCCGACGATCCGATCGCGGCCATCAAGGCAGGGCTGCACGAGCGTCCCGGGCTGGCCCGCTATCTCGCGCGCATTCCATGGGAAGCGCAGCTGCAGCGCGACGTGCTGCCGTGGCATGCCGGCCTGGCCGAGCGCCTGCGCGATGAGCCACGGTTGTGGGCGCACAACGACTGGCACGTTTCCAACCTGCTGTGGCGCGATGGGCAGATCAGTACCGTGCTGGATTTTGGCCTGGCCTCGCCCACCAGTGCGCTGTTCGACCTCGCCACGGCGATCGAGCGCAACGCGGTGGCGTGGCTGGAACTGGAGCGCGGCATGGAGGCGGTGCGCATCGATATCGCGCTGGCCCTGCTCGACGGCTACCGCCAGGTGCTGCCGCTGTCGGCGGCACGCGTGCACCTGCTGGCCGACCTGCTGCCGATGGTTCATTTCGACTTCGCACTGTCCGAAGTGGAGTACTTCGAAGGCGTCACCGGCTCGACCGCCAATGCCGACGTCGCATGGCAGCCCTTCATGCTGGGGCATCCGGCGTGGTTCCACAGCGCGCCGGGACAGGCACTGCTGCAGGCGCTGCACGCGGCGGCGTGA
- a CDS encoding glycine zipper 2TM domain-containing protein: MLSTSTLSFRGLAMALALVAGVAVVSDASAMSRKDKRTLVGAVVGGVAGNLLSNGDPAATVGGAVAGGAIGNLTTSDRRDRRYYDNRRYDDRYDRRYDRGYYRSGYYDRGDDRRWQRERYYDNRYYHDRGRHRGW; this comes from the coding sequence ATGCTCAGTACTTCCACACTCAGCTTCCGTGGTCTGGCGATGGCCCTGGCACTGGTGGCCGGTGTCGCCGTGGTCAGCGATGCCAGCGCGATGTCGAGGAAGGACAAGCGCACCCTGGTCGGCGCCGTGGTCGGTGGCGTGGCCGGCAACCTGCTCTCCAACGGCGATCCCGCTGCCACCGTCGGCGGCGCCGTGGCCGGCGGCGCGATCGGCAACCTGACCACCTCCGACCGCCGCGACCGCCGTTACTACGACAATCGCCGTTACGACGACCGCTACGATCGCCGTTACGACCGTGGCTACTACCGCAGCGGCTACTACGACCGCGGTGATGACCGTCGCTGGCAACGCGAGCGCTACTACGACAACCGCTACTACCACGACCGCGGTCGCCATCGCGGCTGGTAA
- a CDS encoding peptidoglycan-binding protein → MAQHDYSRKEVLDIVEQVARQKGLPVDDFMRFAHIETGGTFNERAHNTSSGAKGLFQFVPGSARQYHLTGHEFDPTRNTEAAAKMYQDNLDSMARRNERTGHPYLSGGSTPTGLDLYLAHQQGSAGYGSVQTAIATGTFGVVRNGHGEEINMRRNVLNQIGSDAKALTGHTLAEMRGMNDGDLARTFSSYYIHKYAAISIPEKNIAPQTVAPGQSQAPAAPAQASAAVAAGAATLAATAAAATAPKPGIELHAAYEAGVKYDHVKYAINIPGHALYVPGKTGKNVEQGYIDCSGWVGTLQNRTMDEINQKAGHAVFSKADRIDLGNLGSGGIVRKAFDQSGVLLDRDAILKPGALKEGMIIGLDTARTRHEHWNGIDHIVMVVRDPNTDKLLISQSSGSKGVHTMPVEDYLKQVKDHPNWKLYASDPLSKARDLLENRTPSHEQTQGKPAAEHKAAATPHAELYKQGAHSEGVRKVQEQLGHLGYVGADGKPLVEDGRFGRNTDAAVRQLQKDNGLVADGIVGAKTLEAIKEARERPLLNDERHPRNPLFIQASKGLELLPAGTFKDRHALESAAAALTKEAHAAGLQRIDTVVPSPNGERLFAVQGTIGDPAASRVAVDTRAASEQSLALSSGAVQGAPNVLHQQQDAQQEQARQAQKAMGV, encoded by the coding sequence ATGGCACAGCATGACTACAGCAGAAAGGAAGTCCTGGACATCGTCGAGCAGGTCGCCCGGCAGAAAGGCCTTCCGGTCGATGACTTCATGCGCTTCGCGCACATCGAGACCGGCGGCACCTTCAACGAGCGCGCCCACAACACCTCGTCCGGCGCCAAGGGCCTGTTCCAGTTCGTGCCCGGCTCCGCGCGCCAGTACCACCTGACCGGCCACGAGTTCGACCCGACCCGCAACACCGAAGCGGCCGCAAAGATGTACCAGGACAACCTGGACTCGATGGCACGCCGCAACGAGCGCACCGGCCACCCGTACCTGTCCGGAGGCAGTACGCCGACCGGCCTGGACCTGTACCTGGCCCACCAGCAGGGCAGCGCCGGCTATGGCTCGGTGCAGACCGCGATTGCCACCGGCACCTTCGGCGTGGTCCGCAACGGCCACGGCGAAGAGATCAACATGCGCCGCAACGTGCTCAACCAGATCGGTTCCGATGCCAAAGCGCTGACCGGCCACACCCTGGCCGAGATGCGCGGCATGAACGATGGCGACCTGGCGCGGACGTTCTCCAGCTACTACATCCACAAGTACGCGGCGATCAGCATTCCGGAAAAGAACATCGCCCCGCAGACAGTGGCGCCGGGCCAAAGCCAGGCCCCGGCAGCGCCTGCACAGGCCAGCGCAGCCGTGGCGGCGGGTGCAGCCACGCTGGCGGCAACCGCAGCGGCGGCCACCGCGCCGAAGCCGGGCATCGAACTGCACGCCGCCTACGAGGCCGGCGTGAAGTACGACCACGTGAAGTACGCCATCAACATTCCGGGTCACGCGCTGTACGTACCGGGCAAGACCGGCAAGAACGTGGAGCAGGGTTACATCGACTGCTCCGGCTGGGTCGGCACGCTGCAGAACCGCACCATGGACGAGATCAACCAGAAGGCCGGGCATGCGGTCTTCAGCAAGGCCGATCGCATCGACCTGGGCAACCTCGGTTCCGGCGGCATCGTGCGCAAGGCATTCGACCAGTCCGGCGTGCTGCTTGACCGCGACGCGATCCTCAAGCCCGGTGCGCTGAAGGAAGGCATGATCATCGGTCTGGATACGGCCAGGACCCGCCACGAGCACTGGAACGGCATCGACCACATCGTGATGGTGGTGCGCGACCCCAACACCGACAAGCTGCTGATCAGCCAGTCCTCCGGCAGCAAGGGCGTGCACACCATGCCGGTCGAGGACTACCTCAAGCAGGTGAAGGACCACCCGAACTGGAAGCTGTACGCCTCCGATCCGCTGTCCAAGGCGCGCGACCTGCTGGAAAACCGCACCCCGTCGCACGAGCAGACCCAGGGCAAGCCTGCCGCCGAGCACAAGGCCGCTGCCACGCCGCACGCCGAACTGTACAAGCAGGGCGCGCACAGCGAAGGCGTGCGCAAAGTGCAGGAACAGCTGGGCCACCTGGGCTACGTCGGTGCCGACGGCAAGCCGCTGGTCGAGGATGGCCGCTTCGGCCGCAACACCGACGCGGCGGTGCGCCAGCTGCAGAAGGACAACGGCCTGGTGGCCGACGGCATTGTCGGGGCGAAGACGCTGGAGGCCATCAAGGAAGCCCGCGAGCGCCCGCTGCTGAACGACGAACGGCACCCGCGCAATCCGCTCTTCATCCAGGCCAGCAAGGGTCTGGAACTGTTGCCGGCCGGCACCTTCAAGGATCGCCACGCGCTGGAAAGCGCCGCCGCGGCCCTGACCAAGGAGGCGCATGCTGCCGGCCTGCAGCGCATCGACACGGTGGTGCCGAGCCCGAACGGTGAGCGCCTGTTTGCCGTGCAGGGCACGATCGGCGACCCCGCCGCCAGCCGCGTGGCGGTGGACACCCGTGCGGCCAGCGAGCAGAGCCTGGCGCTCAGCAGCGGTGCCGTGCAGGGCGCGCCGAACGTGCTGCACCAGCAGCAGGACGCCCAGCAGGAGCAGGCCCGGCAGGCACAGAAGGCGATGGGCGTCTAA
- a CDS encoding response regulator transcription factor — protein MSLRIIIADDHPVVRIGTRAVIESSGVGRVVGEADSAQALMALLGSQPCDLLVTDYSMPGSPQADGFAMIGMIRRRFPDLPVLMLSVSNNLAILRMVLDSGVLGLVDKSSSMDELPQAIQAVYRGQPYISRSLRERVEAAGSWRMREGDGKPLSPREVEVLRLLGTGMTVKEISLQLHKSVSTISRQKGDAMLKLGLKGDAELFDYLRDGKI, from the coding sequence ATGAGCTTGCGCATCATCATCGCAGACGACCACCCTGTGGTCCGTATCGGTACCCGCGCCGTCATCGAATCGAGCGGGGTCGGCCGCGTGGTCGGCGAGGCTGACAGCGCGCAGGCGCTGATGGCCCTGCTCGGCAGCCAACCCTGCGACCTGCTGGTGACCGACTATTCCATGCCGGGCAGCCCACAGGCCGACGGCTTCGCCATGATCGGCATGATCCGCCGCCGCTTCCCCGACCTGCCGGTGCTGATGCTCAGCGTCTCCAACAACCTGGCGATCCTGCGCATGGTGCTCGACAGCGGCGTGCTCGGCCTGGTCGACAAGAGCTCGTCGATGGACGAACTGCCGCAGGCCATCCAGGCGGTCTATCGGGGCCAGCCCTACATCAGCCGGAGCCTGCGTGAGCGGGTCGAGGCTGCGGGCAGCTGGCGCATGCGCGAGGGCGACGGCAAGCCGTTGTCGCCACGCGAGGTGGAAGTGCTGCGGCTGCTCGGCACCGGCATGACGGTGAAGGAGATCTCGCTGCAGCTGCACAAGAGCGTCAGCACCATCAGCCGGCAGAAAGGCGACGCCATGCTCAAACTGGGCCTGAAGGGCGACGCCGAATTGTTCGACTACCTGCGCGACGGCAAGATCTGA